The Thermoflavifilum sp. genome contains a region encoding:
- a CDS encoding 2,3-diphosphoglycerate-dependent phosphoglycerate mutase, translating into MASTNASQQENTYLVMVRHGESVYNQKNLFTGWIDCSLSENGIAEARRVGQLLAQHAFVFDIAITSALRRSWETLMNMLLEAPEIVTDQLLVRRFQAFNERHYGDLQGKNKEETAKLFGAEQVHRWRRGFEDRPPHGESLKDTYERVVACYQQEVSPLVKSGKKILIVAHGNSLRALKMFLEHIPAEKISEVEFATGEAQVFVFDKAGNYLETRKLHQEAVAR; encoded by the coding sequence ATGGCTTCAACAAATGCTTCACAACAGGAAAATACTTATCTGGTAATGGTTCGCCATGGTGAATCGGTGTACAATCAAAAAAATCTGTTTACCGGCTGGATTGATTGTTCGTTATCCGAGAATGGAATTGCCGAAGCGCGAAGGGTTGGGCAATTGCTGGCGCAACATGCTTTTGTTTTCGATATAGCTATCACCTCAGCTTTGCGACGCAGCTGGGAAACTTTGATGAATATGTTGCTCGAAGCCCCGGAAATTGTTACGGATCAATTGCTGGTAAGGCGTTTTCAAGCCTTTAACGAGCGGCATTACGGGGATTTACAGGGGAAAAACAAAGAAGAAACGGCAAAATTGTTTGGCGCCGAACAGGTACATCGCTGGCGGAGAGGATTTGAAGATAGGCCTCCGCACGGGGAAAGTTTAAAAGATACTTACGAGCGTGTGGTGGCCTGTTATCAGCAGGAAGTGTCGCCCCTGGTAAAATCCGGGAAAAAAATCCTGATTGTAGCTCATGGCAACAGCCTGCGGGCATTGAAAATGTTTCTGGAGCATATTCCCGCCGAAAAAATTTCAGAAGTGGAATTTGCAACCGGTGAGGCTCAGGTGTTTGTATTCGATAAAGCAGGGAACTACCTGGAAACACGGAAATTACATCAGGAAGCTGTTGCCCGATAA
- the thrC gene encoding threonine synthase: MAMKLYSTRNPAHIVDFETALFQSLPPDNGLYMPCRLPHLSAQEWQDMLPCSFPEIAFRMASAFLQDEVETAALRRIVEDAFAFPVPLVQLGEKRFVLELFHGPSLAFKDIGARFMSRLMAYFLEKRQREIHILVATSGDTGGAVALGFHRVPGIRVTILFPSGKVSALQEKQLTTLNENVHTLEIEGSFDDCQHLVKQAFLDKELNQRYVLASANSINIARLIPQSFYYVHAWAQLQRQGISEPPVFSVPSGNFGNLTAGVFARCMGLPVKAFVASTNVNDEVPQYLRTGVFTPRPSIPTLSNAMDVGNPSNFQRLSAIFQQDVQRMRQWIHGYAFDDHQTLAEIRRVAETERYILCPHTAIASLGLNTYQQRHPSASPGVFLATAHPGKFANIYPDDIRTLPCWPSLPTAVQQIMQQPGRAIRMKNNFETFKSYLLQTS; encoded by the coding sequence ATGGCGATGAAACTGTATAGTACACGCAATCCCGCACATATCGTAGATTTTGAAACTGCATTGTTTCAGAGTCTGCCACCCGATAATGGATTGTACATGCCCTGCCGGCTTCCCCATCTGTCGGCACAAGAATGGCAGGATATGCTTCCCTGCAGTTTTCCAGAGATTGCTTTCCGCATGGCAAGTGCGTTTTTGCAGGACGAAGTAGAAACAGCTGCATTGCGCAGGATTGTAGAAGATGCTTTTGCCTTTCCGGTGCCACTGGTGCAGCTGGGCGAAAAACGTTTTGTACTGGAATTATTTCATGGACCTTCGCTGGCTTTCAAGGATATTGGCGCACGCTTCATGAGTCGACTCATGGCTTATTTTCTGGAAAAACGCCAGCGCGAGATTCACATCCTGGTGGCCACCTCGGGCGATACCGGAGGTGCTGTGGCACTGGGATTTCATCGGGTGCCGGGCATTCGCGTCACGATTCTTTTCCCTTCGGGAAAAGTAAGTGCTTTACAGGAAAAGCAGCTTACCACACTCAACGAAAATGTGCATACACTTGAAATCGAAGGCAGCTTCGACGATTGCCAGCATCTGGTGAAGCAGGCATTTCTGGACAAAGAACTCAATCAACGCTATGTTTTAGCCTCTGCAAATTCCATCAATATTGCCAGACTCATTCCACAGAGTTTTTATTATGTACATGCCTGGGCCCAACTACAGCGGCAGGGCATCAGCGAACCACCCGTTTTTTCCGTGCCGAGCGGTAATTTTGGTAATCTCACCGCTGGGGTATTCGCCCGATGCATGGGCCTGCCGGTAAAAGCTTTCGTGGCCTCCACCAATGTGAACGATGAAGTACCGCAATATTTGCGTACCGGTGTGTTCACCCCCCGCCCATCCATCCCTACCCTGTCGAATGCCATGGACGTTGGCAACCCGAGCAATTTTCAGCGCCTCAGTGCAATCTTTCAACAGGATGTGCAACGGATGCGCCAATGGATTCACGGATATGCATTTGATGATCATCAAACACTTGCCGAAATCAGGCGTGTGGCCGAAACAGAACGCTATATCCTCTGTCCGCACACCGCCATAGCCAGCCTGGGGCTGAACACCTATCAGCAGCGACACCCTTCTGCATCGCCCGGCGTGTTCCTGGCTACTGCACATCCCGGAAAATTTGCAAATATTTATCCGGATGACATCCGTACACTTCCCTGCTGGCCTTCACTCCCAACAGCCGTTCAGCAAATCATGCAACAGCCGGGCCGGGCCATTCGAATGAAAAACAATTTTGAAACTTTTAAATCTTATCTTTTGCAGACATCATAA
- a CDS encoding homoserine kinase, with the protein MEQPSMSYIRVFAPATVANVVCGFDVLGFAVETPGDEVELFVVSEPGVRLRAIYGDEGRLPLDPTKNTVSASVMRYLQQIGRDDLGIEIVLHKHMPVGSGLGSSAASTVAGLFAIHHLMGQPLSTADLLQLAMEGEELACGQGHADNVAPALLGGFVLIRSYHPLDVIQLPTPESLVCGLLHPHIEIQTRDARKILKPYVPLSDVTTQMGNLAGFISALYNQDFALLARSMHDVIIEPVRSILIPEYQALKSIALSSGALGFGISGSGPSVFALCEHFTTAETILSRLQAHLQQHHIASDVFISPINRQGPRLLATGETVHKKS; encoded by the coding sequence ATGGAACAACCATCGATGTCGTATATCCGGGTATTTGCTCCGGCCACGGTTGCCAATGTGGTATGTGGCTTCGATGTGCTGGGCTTTGCAGTGGAAACTCCGGGCGACGAGGTGGAACTGTTTGTGGTCTCAGAGCCAGGTGTAAGGCTCAGGGCCATCTACGGTGACGAGGGACGTCTGCCACTCGACCCGACAAAGAATACGGTAAGCGCTTCGGTAATGCGCTATCTGCAACAGATCGGACGGGACGATCTGGGCATTGAAATTGTACTGCACAAGCATATGCCGGTGGGCAGCGGACTGGGTTCCAGCGCGGCCAGTACAGTAGCCGGACTCTTTGCCATTCATCATCTCATGGGACAACCCTTATCTACCGCCGATCTCCTGCAACTGGCCATGGAAGGCGAAGAGCTGGCCTGTGGACAGGGGCATGCCGATAACGTGGCACCGGCACTGCTGGGCGGCTTTGTGCTCATTCGTAGCTATCATCCGCTCGATGTGATTCAGTTACCTACCCCCGAATCGTTGGTGTGTGGATTGCTGCACCCGCATATCGAGATCCAGACCCGCGACGCCCGCAAAATCCTCAAACCCTATGTGCCCTTATCCGATGTGACCACACAAATGGGCAATCTGGCCGGTTTCATCAGCGCGCTCTACAATCAGGATTTTGCCCTACTTGCCCGTTCCATGCACGACGTAATCATTGAGCCCGTCCGTTCGATTTTGATTCCGGAATACCAGGCTCTGAAATCCATTGCTCTGTCATCCGGCGCTTTAGGCTTTGGTATCTCCGGCTCCGGCCCCAGCGTGTTCGCCCTGTGCGAACATTTCACAACGGCCGAAACCATTCTGTCCCGACTACAGGCACATTTGCAGCAGCATCATATAGCATCTGACGTATTTATCTCGCCTATCAACCGCCAGGGGCCACGTTTACTGGCTACTGGTGAAACGGTTCATAAAAAATCTTAA
- a CDS encoding SDR family oxidoreductase, producing MAELFRLDQKIAIITGAASGIGRAIAQVFARQGATVCVVDLQLQQALQVVQEITSTGHQAFAYQADVTDAVAVKQVVNRICKDQGGVHILVNSAGIAHIGRLENTTVEDFDRIFAVNVKGTFLCMQAVLPVMKQQQHGVILNLASIAAHVGLPDRFAYSMSKGAVYAMTLSVAKDYIHDHIRCNSISPARVHTPFVDGFLQKNYPGREMEMFQKLSATQPIGRMATPEEVAYLALYLCSDEASFITGCDYPIDGGFIKLNN from the coding sequence ATGGCCGAATTGTTTCGCCTGGATCAGAAAATAGCCATCATAACCGGAGCAGCCAGCGGCATTGGTCGAGCAATTGCACAGGTGTTTGCCCGGCAGGGGGCAACGGTATGTGTGGTGGATCTTCAGCTACAGCAAGCCCTTCAGGTGGTTCAGGAAATCACTTCAACCGGCCATCAGGCTTTTGCCTATCAGGCTGATGTGACGGATGCAGTCGCCGTAAAGCAGGTCGTAAACCGTATATGCAAGGATCAGGGAGGCGTGCACATCCTGGTGAACAGTGCTGGTATTGCCCATATTGGCCGGCTGGAAAATACGACAGTAGAAGATTTCGACAGGATATTCGCAGTAAATGTGAAAGGCACATTTCTCTGTATGCAGGCCGTGTTGCCGGTGATGAAACAGCAACAACACGGTGTTATCCTGAATCTGGCTTCTATAGCAGCTCATGTGGGCCTTCCCGATCGCTTTGCCTACAGCATGAGCAAAGGTGCCGTATATGCCATGACTTTATCGGTGGCAAAAGATTATATTCATGATCATATCCGCTGCAACAGTATCTCGCCGGCACGCGTGCATACACCATTTGTAGATGGTTTTCTGCAAAAAAATTATCCGGGACGTGAAATGGAAATGTTCCAGAAATTATCGGCTACCCAGCCTATCGGCCGGATGGCCACACCGGAAGAAGTGGCGTATCTGGCACTATACCTGTGCAGTGATGAAGCCTCTTTTATCACCGGATGCGATTATCCGATCGACGGTGGTTTTATCAAACTAAACAATTAA